AGCCCGAGTTCGAGCTTGAATGGACTTAATTTCTCAAGCCCGAGCTCGAAATCGAACAATATATGAGCTACTCAAGCCCGACACGAGTAACCCAACTCGTTTACACCCCTAGTCATAAGTGCATAACTGTGTCCTAGCTCGAGCTGATGAAAAGTTAACAGCATACGGTGGCAGCAAAGATGGAAATTCCAACAGCATAGATAATCATAGCATGAGCTGAGGTTACTTTTCTCTTCTAAACATATTGTTAGCAATCAACAAGTAATATTGTATAAGAGATTGTAAAACAATAATCTCCCAATTAATTTCTCCATTTAGAGATCAATACAAtcaatcatttttaaatttacagAGGCTTGGTGTTACtcataaaacaaaaccaaaagccAAAAAATAGAAAACGAACAAACAAGAAAACCCGCAACCACCCTAGATACTGTAATcatattgaataaattaaaaacaaaacaaaataatgatGAGAGATAAAGATCATGAAagccggaaaaaaaaaattacattggAAGATCACCAAACTACATAATGAGGATGAGAACAACGATCACTACCACCAACAAAAAAATTCCTAGTAGCCACCAACACTGCAAAAAATGTCAGCAACAATACCAATGTAAGTTTCAACTGTTACCGGGAAAAAAAGACATCGCAGCATTATTCACAAAAGATAGTTAAGCTTTTAGGTAATGAAGGCCCTTTAAAATTTCTAGTAGGGAAATAGTATTCATGTTACATACACCAAATATGATCAGCTTCTTTCTTGATTTCTCCTAAATTTAAGGTGGGGAAATTATATTCATGCTATACACACCAAAAATGATTGGCTTCTTTACAGATTTCTCCTATCATTTTGTTCCTCTTTGTCCTGTCCAGCTCCTTGTTTTTCCTTAATTCAATATGCTTTGAAATACTTAAACCAAAGACGGTTCTCTCATATAATTAACTAAAGAAGGTTGTGTGTTTAATCATATACGGATCTTTGATGTATTGTTCTTTTCATTATTTGGCAGGTTCATCTTAGAATGTTGTTTCAGTTTTCATTCTTTCGGAAGGAAATATCTCTCGGCTAGACATAGTGCAGGAAAGACGCAGAAGCAATGAAACTGACATGGTACGTAAAATAGTTGACTGGCAATCAAAACTTGGAGCATATCATACTCCTGATAATATTTTCAGGCCGAAAAGTCAGGTTTAGGTCGAATTAATCAGTTAGAAAAGGCTCAGAAAAGTAGGAGAGAAATTAACGAGAGATGAAACAAGGAGATACCACATGCAGCTACTGAACTACTAATTTAAGCATGAAATAAGTATCCCACTTGCCCACAAGACATTAATCCCAAGTGACCAAAGTTATGCAGATGAATTACTCCTAAATGATATGATATCACATATTATAGTAATAATTCTGAGGAAGTTAGGAGGTGATTGAACATGCATGTTATTTCCCCCAAACAAGGTAAGAAGAATCTTCCTTTTTGATTTCTGAAGGAGTTTAGCCTGtagctttcttcttcttttttataaaaaagagaATGAGATCATTATAAGCACTAATTAATATTCATTGATGTGAAAGACGGCTTGTCTAGTTATGTGGAGTCATCTAAGTAATCTTGGCTACTTACCCATGTGTTTCTTGATTTCACACTTTTTGAAGCCCTCGCTAGCTGAACTTTTGCTTGGGATGTTGCAGCAGCGGAAGACTCAATGTTAGATTGGATATCATCTGCAGTGCATTCATCACAAATGCATGAGTGATTTGCAAAGGTCCCAAACGTCTATCAGAGTTGAGCTTATGAATGTAAAATAGCACATCTTTTGAAGATTGGATAACTTACCAATAACAACCCCCTGGTCATGAACAAGAACAGCAAGATCCTTAAATATATCATTTACTTGTCCAATTTGCTCTTGGATTTCTCTAATACCCTGTTCCCTTTCATCAATTATAGCCTCATTAAACACAATTTCATTATCAAGAAGCAATACCTCCTGCCTGCATGTTTTGAGTCAAAGAAACCAATCACAAATAAATTATTCCAACCTTCCAACAAAAACAATGATAAAACTGTTGTCATCCCCACAAAGATTCATTAGGGTTAACCGGAAAACAAATTGCACgaaaaaatacataattatatTGAGAGCTGCagaagatgaaaaataaaatgattcaGCAGATCGTGTTAATCAACTAATTTAGGAGTTCAAAGTCAAATGGGCAATAATTGGCAACATCAACAATAAATGCAATATGTAAGTTGACAATAAAACAGATTTCTAGACAAATAATAGCTGATATCAAGTCGAATAAAACGAACACGAACCTTTTCTGTTCCATAAGAAAGGGATGTGAATCATGATCCGTTCTCGGTGCATCATATTCACCTGAGCCAGAACTGCATCCATAAACAACAAAAGCAACATAAGtgtttaaaataaacaaaacaattaaatgctaaaaaactaaaataaacgagaaaagaaaaattacgCGACAGCAGCAGCGGGAGAAGGCGAGTAAGTGGTTTCGCGCTCAGAGGCAAGCTGTTGAACTTTCTGAAATTCTTGTAATGTAGTTTGAAAATCCCTAGCTAGCTTAGCATCTTCTATTTTCTTATTTGCCTATCGTAATACagcataaaatttgtaaattcaTCACAGTTCACAACATCAACAACAagataaattaacaaattaaattaaatcaaatcaaatttagGGATTTGTACTTACATTAACATTAGCTTGATGATCAGATTCACTAACAGCTTTAAGCTTAGCAGAAGTATCCTTAACTAACTGCAAAATTCGCTGTCTCGAATTATTCCTGTCAATAATTAGAAAAGATAGACATTTATCAAATCAATTCAGTTTCAAGCTAAATaactcaataaaaaaattaaaacaaaaatgaaaaaactgtACAGCTTCTGGCGGTGTTCGGGAGTGTCTTTAGCGGTGCCTATACCGTCAACGAGACGACGGAAACCAGCGACAGCCGTGTTGATCTGGAAAATACCGGCGGCAACGGATTGCGATGGGCTTCTAGACATTGCAGAAGAGGAGGGTCGCTTGCCATTTTGTAGGTCCTGGAAACTCATTTTTTAGCCGGCGATCTTGACCTTGATCCACCGGAAAATTAACCCTAACAATGTTTTTAGCGATAAGAGAAAGAAAGTCGGGACGATAGTTAAAGAAGGTGCATTAGTAAGAGTAGTGGAAGACTTAGTTCTTCTGTTGATGGATTAAggaattaattaatccaaattcaagtaattaattaatctaatcTAAAGTGATTAATTATGAACAGCAGTAACGGTTGGAAAGGGAATggatatagaaaaataaaaagtgggGACGCGGGAAAGCGAAATTCCTGCAATTATTAATTGTCCTAACAAATTCTTTGCTGAACGGAATATTTCTGTTTCTCATACCTGAATTCTACATATACTTAACAATTTAAGTAATCAAAtactaatatattaaatatagtcaacatttaaataaattattggcctaattactttaaaaatccccaccttgtaacattttttcatttataacctcatctaggaaaaaattcatttgtaccatttttttgatttttcgttttcatctctaccctaaaattaaaaattttgacaattaaattaattaaaggatgaaaacattataaataactaataatattaatgtttaattagaatataagctaaatataaaggatcattttgaatatttttccaaatgaaaagaggtcaaattagctatttagggtagagacgaaaatgaaaaatcaaaaaaagggtacaaatgaactttttcctacgtcagggtataaacgaaaaaatattacaaggtgagattttttttaagtaatcaAGCCTAAATTATTTGTAGATGAGATCAATTACAATAGTTAATAGAAAAAGTTGGTTCAATTATAGTTAATAAATCAACTATTTCAATCGATTCacttatattttaaagatttcaattaatttagtaggtaattcaattaattcagttaaaaagacaaaatagTTCTGTTTTTATTATATTGGTCAGTGTAATCAAATCCACCATTTGTTCA
This window of the Mercurialis annua linkage group LG5, ddMerAnnu1.2, whole genome shotgun sequence genome carries:
- the LOC126683471 gene encoding syntaxin-22-like is translated as MSFQDLQNGKRPSSSAMSRSPSQSVAAGIFQINTAVAGFRRLVDGIGTAKDTPEHRQKLNNSRQRILQLVKDTSAKLKAVSESDHQANVNANKKIEDAKLARDFQTTLQEFQKVQQLASERETTYSPSPAAAVASGSGEYDAPRTDHDSHPFLMEQKRQEVLLLDNEIVFNEAIIDEREQGIREIQEQIGQVNDIFKDLAVLVHDQGVVIDDIQSNIESSAAATSQAKVQLARASKSVKSRNTWCWWLLGIFLLVVVIVVLILIM